From the genome of Thermodesulfatator atlanticus DSM 21156:
ACGATCGCTGGCACGTTAACCTGACGCGCCAACAATATGTGCTCACGGGTCTGCGGCATCGGACCATCAGTGGCTGCTACCACCAAAATCGCTCCGTCCATCTGCGCCGCTCCCGTGATCATGTTCTTGATGTAGTCCGCGTGCCCAGGACAATCCACGTGGGCATAGTGGCGCTTCTCGGTCTCATACTCAACGTGCGCCAGCTGAATGGTAATACCGCGCTGCTTCTCTTCTGGGGCGCGGTCGATATTGTCAAATGGAATCCATTCTGCCCAACCCTTGGTGGACAAAACCCTTGTGATCGCACTGGTCAGCGTGGTCTTCCCGTGGTCAATGTGACCTATCGTCCCAATGTTTAAGTGCGGTTTACGCCTCTCAAACTTCTGCTTGCTCATCTCCTTCGCCTCCTCTACACAGGGATAATATTAAATGGAGCCCACGACCGGATTCGAACCGGTGACCTCTTCCTTACCAAGGAAGTGCTCTACCTCCTGAGCTACGTGGGCTCTAAATATCAAAAATGGAGCGGGAAACGGGACTCGAACCCGCAACCCTCAGCTTGGAAGGCTGATGCTCTACCAATTGAGCTATTCCCGCTCCCAAGCGTTCACAAAAATGGTGGAGAGGGGAGGATTCGAACCTCCGAAGGCTACGCCATCGGGTTTACAGCCCGACCCCTTTGGCCGCTCGGGAACCTCTCCACAAAAACGGCAGGCCAAGTTTCCTCGACCTGCCGTGTGCAAAATATAACAATACTTGTATAACTGTCAAGAACTAGGCTTCTTTCTTTTCTTCAGCAGCAGCTTCCTCAGAGGAAGACTCTTCCTGTGTCTCCTCCGCCTGCTCTACTTGTTCGGCAACACTAGAAGCCTGGGCTTCCGCCATTTTTTGACGGACACTTGCCATGTAATGGTCGTGAACCATCACCGTGGTGCGGTAAACCAGGTGAGCAAATTTGGAATAGGGAATTCCTAAGAAAAGGACAAAAATACAAGCCAAGTGGGCCACATACATGGGATAAGCAATAGTCAAATTAAATAAACGCAGATATTGAGCTGCCAAACCTGTAAGGCCTACAAAAAGTACCAAGTAAAGGAAAAACCAATCACTATAGGAACTCCGCATTATCCCTTGGGCTTCTTTGGCCTTACGGTTCTGGATGAGGAGAATAGAACCATAAACCAAAATAAAACCACCAAGGTTACCGAGAATTTTAATGGGATTCCACAAAGGCCAGGGGGTATGAAATATTTCGTTACCAGTTATGGTGCCTACGATATCAGCAAAGAAGAAAACAACCATGGTAACAAAAAAGAGAATGATGAATGCCCAGAGCACTAACCTGTGAGCACTATAACGTGGAAGATTTGCCACACATTTTTTAAACCTTTCGTGAGAAAGGATCTCCCCCAACACCGGGATAATATGATTTTTAATAAGCTCAATGGTGGTTGGCTTGTACGCGATGGGAACCTTATTACTAGCTTCGAGTTGATTCCACAATCTTGAAGCTCCGCGAATTGCTACTAAAGCCGCAAAACCTGCCACCGGGAGAAAAATGGCGTCAACCGCTAGTACCGGCAGAAAGCCATGAAATAATCCGTGGGAAAAACGAACTGGCTTTTCAAGCTCCGGAAGACCCTGGTGAACCACTAGCAAAACCGCCAAAATAGCAAACAACGCGAAACCAAAAAGAACAAGAGCTCCGGCAAGACTATTATACAACGACCAAATGAACTTGGGTTCCGAAAGTTCACGAATCGCCATTGCACGAATAGCAGCAAGGACATCCCCAGGACGGGCTCCACGAGGACAATACGCGGTACAATCACTACACTGGTGACAAAGCCAGATAGCCGGATCTCCTGCCACGCGGTCTGCCATACCCCACTGAGCAAGAATCATTTGCTTACGGGGAAAAGGAACTTCATCAGTGGAGAGCGGACAAACCACCGCACAGGTGGCACACTGGTAACACCGTTTTACCGTGTCACCACCGGACGCAATTACTCCTTCAACAAATTTTAAATCCGGTTCGACATAATTGGACATATCTTTTACCTCCTTACCAACCTTTAAAGGGGCTTTCGCCAACGGCTTCAAGTGCTTCTTGAAATTCAGCTAACATCTGCGGCAGTTTATCATAATCGTCAATAGCGACAACCTTAATCACCACTCGTTCAGACTCTAAAGCTAACTGTTGCAATGTTTCCGCAACGTTTTCCATACGACGATTAGCAAGTTCACTTCCTTTAACGAAGTGACACTGATAGTTCTCCCCATACTTACAACCAAGCATCAAAACTCCGTCCCAGCCTCCGCTCATAGCGTCACGGATCCAAGCAACGTTAACTGCCCCTAAGCATCGAACCGGAATAAATCTGATGGACATGGGAATGTTCTTCCGGTGATAAGCAGCCATATCCAAAGCAGGTAGGGCATCGTTTTCACATATAAAGCAAATAACACGGTATTGACCATAATCTGGCTCAGGCATTTCACAAGCCTTAAGCATAGAGCTTCCCATGTCGATGTTGTAGTCCTTGAAGTTGATAACACGTTCCGGACAGGCACCAAAGCAAGTACCACAGCGGCGGCAACGCGTGGGATTGGGCATAGGAGTACCTTCTGGATCATCATCTAGCGCACCAAATGGACACTCTTCGGTACAACGTTTACACTGCGTACAACGCTTGAAGTTGAACTCAGGATAGGCATAATCCCAAGTACGCGGATGTACTGCATGGCCGAGCTCTACGGCTTTAAGACACTGGATGGCTTTTAGTGCAGCGCCAGCAGCGTCTTCCATTGCCTGAGCAGTGGTCATGGGCTGGTGTACACAGCCAGCAGCATATATTCCTGTACGCCTTGTTTCATAGGGAAAACAAATATAGTTTGAGTCCGCATAACCGTAGAATAATTCAAGTTCTGGAAATCCTGGCCCCTGTCGATACTCAAGAGGAATTATGGGATCATCAGCCGTGGTGGGAACCATTCCTGTTGCCAAAACTACTAAGTCAACAGGAATAGCCATATCCTCGCCCAAAAGCGTTTCCCCTACTTCTACTACCAGGCGTCCGTCATCAGCCTGACTCAAGCCCTTGAATTCTGCTTTGGTTAAAAACACACCTGGATCATCCTGAAGGGCAAGATAAAAATTCTCGTAAATACCAGTGGTCCGCATGTCTTTGTAAAAGATATAGGCCTTTGCCTCGCTATCCATCTCGCGCAAAAGCTTAGCCTGCTTGAGAGATGCCAAACAACAAACGCCAGAACAGTAAGGAAGATGATTCTCATCGCGCTGGCCAGCACACTGGATAAAAGCAACACTCTTTATCGGGGAACCATCAGAGGGGCGCTTGAGCTCCCCTTTGGCAAGCATTTCTTCAAACTGGACGTTAGTAACTACATCGGGATATTTTCCATAACCGTAAGGTTCTTCAAGCTTTGAAGCGTCGTATGGTTTCCAACCGGTTGCCACTACTATCGCGCCAATGCGAACAGTCTCTTCCCCGCCCCCAGTCTTGTAGGTAACATTAAAGGCTCCAGGCGCTCCTGCAATCTTTTCTACCGTTGCTCCGGTAACAACTTTAATTTTGTCGTTAGCCTGGACATCTTCGATAAGCTTTTTAACTACCGGATCAACCAGGTTTTTATAAGGATGGCCAGGCTCAAGCTGTTTTTTCATCTTGGCCACAAAGCCACCAAGTTCACTTTCTTTCTCAACTAGTATTGCTTCATATCCTGCCTTGGCTACTTCCAAAGCAGCGGTAAGCCCGGCAACACCGGCACCCATAACCAAAATGGTTTTACTAATTTCTTCCTCTGGCTTATAGGGCTCTGGAGGCGCTATCTTCTGGGCCTTAACTACCCCCATCCTGACATAGTCTTTGGCCAAGGCCATAAGCTCGTCTTTAAAAGAAACACCCTCGACAAACTCGATCTGGCTTTCGTCTTCTGGCATTTCTTGGCCTTCTTCAAGTTTGGGCCAGCGGCTCCAAACCACTTCTTCACGAAGGCTTACGCGCACCACAGGCAAGTTGCCGAAATCAAAAACATCGTAGTTAACTCTCTGTGAACAGGCGCAAATAACAACACTATCAAGCTCATTTTCCTTGATAGCTGACTTTATGGCTTCAACCCCTTCCTTGCCACACAAAAAGGGCATTGAAGCACAATAAGCACAACCCTGCTCATTGGCAGCGGCTTCAAGGTCAGCAACATCTAAACGATCGCCAATATTACAGGAGGTGCAAATAAATACTCCTATTTTTTCCATGGATATTTACCCCCTTACCAAAGTTTGGATAGCTTTTAAGGCCGCAGCAGTGGCCGTTTCATTCGAAGACATAACGTCAAGTGGAATCCTAGCACAACCGCAGGCGTACATACCCTTGGCCTCGCTAGGTATCACAAAGCCGTTTTCATCAACATCTAAAATCTGAGGAATCTCCTCTCCTGCAAGGCTTGGCTGCATTCCTGTGGCAAGAACTACCATATTTACCCGCTGCTGAACTTTCTTCCCGGATAAAGTGTCTTCGGCAATGACGATTAGATCGCCATTATCAGCCTGCTGGATATCAGCAACCTTACCCTTGATGAATTCGATATTAGCCTCCTCCTTGGCACGATTTAAAAACTTCTCATATCGGCCAGGAGTACGAATATCAATATAAAAGATGTAGGCCTTCCCTTCTGGATTTTGCTCTGCAAAATAGATGCTATGTTTAAGAGAAGCCAAGCAGCAAATGTACGAACAATAAGGCAGGTGGTTCTCATCCCTTGAACCAGCACACTGAACAAAGGCAATCGTCTGAGGCACCGTTTGATCAGAAGGCCTTAAGATTTTGCCTCCGGTCGGACCATTTGGAGCTGCCAGACGCTCCATCTGCATATTGGTTATCACGTTTTCAAAACCTGGCTGGCCATATTTCAAATTATCAAGCTTAGTGGCGTCATAAGGCTTCCATCCGGTAGCCCAGATGATCGCCCCTACTTCTAAGGTGATGGTCTGAGGCTGCATATCGGAATCGATAGCATTGTATTTGCAGGCCTCTTTGATGCGTTCAAGATCTCCCTCAGCCAAGGCGCTCTTATCAAGCACATATCTTGCCGGAAAAGCATGTTCATGTGTCAAATAGATTGCTTTGGTTTTTCTCAACCCAAAATTGAAAGTATCTTCCCGCTCCCCTTGGCAAACTTTCTCACACTCCCCACAGCAAGTGCAATTTTCGTTCACATACCTGGGCGCAATTTCTACCGTGACTTTATAATTTCCAGGGCCACCTTCGATATTTTTGACCGTGGCCATGGTATAAAACTTGATACGCGGATTCTCTTTAATACGACGATAGTTTATCTCAAGGCCACAGGCTGGAGGGCAAAGCTTTGGAAAGTAATAACGTAGCTGGTTAACCCTTCCCCCAAGAAATGGTTCTTTTTCTATCAAAATCACGTCATATTCCATTTCTGCTGCTTCTACCGCAGCAGTAACCCCACTAATACCCCCGCCTACTACGAGGATTTTACCTTCTCCCATAACCGCCTCCTGTAATGGAATTTCCTCTGCTCAGAACTCAAACCCCTAAGAGGGTTTCAGCTCTAAACAGAGTTAAAAAAAACTCCAGGCACCGCAAGAAGCGGCACCTGGAGTTTTTGCTCAATCAGGATTCATCACTAGGGTCCCAGAGGATCAGGGATGATCTGGACATAGGGGAACTTCTCCATTTCCCATTCGCCGCTTTCAGGGTTGTAGCGGGAAAGGGTGAAGCAGCGCCATTCAGCTTCATTGAGCTCGGGGAAGTCAGCACGGTAGTAGTAACCAGGATAACGGGTTTCCTCTCTGAAGAGCACGTGACGGAGGTGAAGCTCAGCAGTCCATACACGGTGAATGTTTTCCCAGGCCCTCATGAGCTCGTGGAGGTCACGAGCAGCAGCGAGCTGCATATCTTCTTTGAGCATGTTGAGAAGTTCGAGACCACGCTCAAGCATGACCTTGTTGGTCTGATAGTAGGTAGCGATACCAGCAACATACTCGTCCATAAGCTTCATAAGACGAGTCTGGATCTGCTTAGGCAACAAGTAATTGGGGTTGACTTCATAAGCGGTAGTAGCTTCCTTGTATTGTTCAAAACGATACCAAGGAGCATAGATCTCTTTCTTAAGAGCCTCGGGATCTTCTTTAGGAGTAGGAGTATAGTCTTTGTTGTCAAGGCAGAACTTAACCATGGCCTTGGCAGCAATACGACCTTCCACGTGAGCACCAGAGGAGAACTTGTGACCGCAAGCACCAACAGTGTCACCAGCACAGAACATTCCTTTAACCGTGGTCATACGGTTATAAAGGCCGATTTCCTTCCAAGGCTCTTTGTACTGATCAGGTACCCAGTCTTCATCCGGACCGCAGCACCAGGCACCAGCACAACCGGCGTGAGAACCAAGGAAGTAAGGCTCAGTAGGCATAATTTCAGAAGGAACTTTTTCAGGCTCGATGTTCAAGCAAGCCCAAAGACCAGCCTGGGTTACGCACATGTCAAGGAAGTCTTCCCAGGCTTCGGCTTCAAGCTTCTTGAACTCTTTTTTATCCATGTTTTTCATGGCTTCCTGAAGGGCCCACTCGGTGTGGATGTAAATAGGACCACGGCCCTCTTTCATCTCGATGAGCATAGCGTGGTTACGGAGACAGGTGCCGATAACGGAAGCTTCACTGTAAGGCTTAAACTTCTCAAGTTCGCCCTTATGCTTGGCAATGTAGTCTTCGCCAAAGGCGTTGCTAGCGCGAGCCTTGAAGAGCAAGAACCAAGCACCAACCGGACCATAACCGTCTTTAAAACGAGCAGGTACGAAGCGGTTTTCCATGAGCACGAGCTTGGCACCGCTCATAGCACACATGGCGTAACCAGAACCAGGGTTCCAGACAGGATACCAGGCACGACCCTGACCTTCACCAACAGAACGAGGACGGAAAATGTTAACCGCACCGCCAGTGGCAATCAAGGTAGCCTTAGCTTTAATGATGAAAAGCTTGTTCTCACGAACAGAGAAACCTACACCACCACAGCAGCGGTTAGGTTCATTGGCATCCATCAAAGGACGAACGATAAATACACGTTCAAGGATCTCACCATTTTCACCGAGCTGTTCCATGGCGTTCTTGGCAGCCTCAGCAACGATGCACTTATAGGATTCACCGTTGATCATGATCTGCCAGCGACCAGAACGAACAGGCTTGGCACCAGACTTAAGGGTCATTCCCTTGGCCTTGGCCTCAGCACCATCAAGCACTTTGCCATCATCAGTGCGTTTCCAGATAGGAAGACCCCATTCTTCGAAAGCCATAACAGTGTCATCAACGTGGCGACCTACGTCAAAGGAGAGGTCTTCACGGATGATACCCATAAGGTCACAGCGGACCATGCGGACATAGTCATCGGGCTTATTCTCACCAATGTAGGTGTTAATAGCAGAAAGCCCCATGGCTACCGCGCCAGAACGCTCAAGAGCGGCTTTATCTACCAAGGTGACTTTAAGACCAGCAGGCTTGGCCCAGCGTACCGCTTCAACCGCGGCGCCGCAGCAAGCCATACCGCCACCAACCAAAAGAATGTCGGTTTCCTTTTCTACGATCTCAGGCTCAGCACAAGGAAGCCCAGGATTGTATGACCAAATCTTTCCCATAGTACCCTCCTTTTTATCTAAAAATTTTTGATTTCGATTTCATCAATCAATTACTTCCATGCTACGGCTTCAGGAACCGCAGGAGTTACATTGTCAGCAACCTGAGTAAATAAACGATTGTCACCAACTGCAGAAAGATCAGGATCTGGCTTACCAAGAGCAGGATCGGCTTCACCTTCGGGTGTAGTACGGATAGGGAACTTAAAGCGCTTTACTACGCCGTTACGGAACTTAATGGTCCACATAATGTCAGTGGTTCCACGCATGGGCTGACAGGTTCCACCAAGGGGAGCAAAGTCAGCATAGTGACGGACCATAATAGCGCCTTGAGGGCAAATCTTAACACAAGAATAGCACTCCCAGCACTGATCTGGTTCCTGGTTGTAAGCTTTCATGGCCTCGGTATCGAGAATCATCAAGTCGTTCGGACAGATGTACATGCAAGCCGTTTTTTCACCGCCCTTACATCCGTCACACTTCTCAGGGTTTACATAGCTCGGCATACTCCTACCTCCTTATTTTGTTTTTATACAACCCTAACGATAGGGAAAACCCGCTCTATGAAACATTAAGGCTTTTTGAATTTTACTAAATGAACGTTCACTCATTTTGTCGAAAAATCTTATACGTTGGCAACATTTTGGTGTCAAGGCAAATTTAAGCAATTAACTGAGATAAAATCGGTTTAATCCCCATTAAAAACCTTTTTTTTCTCGTTTTTTGAAAAAATTTATTCTTTGTCTCCCTTTTTTTAGTTAAGAAGAAAGCTAGTTTTTTCATGAACAATGTGTGACAATTGAAGAAATTTTTAAGGGCTCAGAAAATGATCGGATTAATACTTGCCGGAGGAAGGGCTGTTCGTTTTGGGGGAGGGAAATGCAAGGCTTCCCTTGCTGGCAAACCTTTAATAAATTGGGTTTTTAACTCTTTAAAAGAAATTTGTGATGAAGTCTGGCTTTCTATAAGAGAAGAACAAAAAAAAGATTTTGACATCCAAGTTCAACAAATCACATATGATGAAACACCAGGGGCGGGCCCTGCTCAGGCTTTATTAGGTGCCTTAAGAAGGCTGCCCTCTCAACAAAAGTTTTTACTTGCTACGAGCTGTGACCAACCTCTTATTCAAGAAAAACTTCTTAAAGAGCTGATTTCATTCGCTTCCCCTCACTACAAGGCTGTCCTTTTTAAGGATGAAACAGGCCGCCTACTTCCCTTTCCAGGCATTTACCATAAAGATCTTAGCCGAGAAAAAACAATTAAATCTTTTAAGGAAATAGTTGCCAAGGAGAATTGCCTGGTGATACCACCTGACATTTGGCGTAAATGGGATGCCCAAGGCCTCAGCTTTTATAACGTTAATTACCGTGACGACTTACTGGGTCTTGAAAAGCATTTATTACACATCAAATAACAGCGCCCTTTGTAAAATACCCACCCAGGATCCGTTCCCATTTTTCGGAGAAAAAAAATGAAGAATCTGTAAATTGATTACCGGATCCTACGCTGCCACTTCGCTCTTTTCAGGGCTTCGGCTCAGGGCGACAATGTTCTGACTGCTTAGAAAAACAGTAGGAACCAGCCCCTATCATGCCACTTCTTGCCCTCTAGCGATGAAAAGAACCAAACAAAAAGCGGCGGAAAATCCACCGCTTTTTAGTCAAGCCTTTAAAGTTTCGCGAAATCTTAATGGTGTTCTTTCAAGTACTTCCTGCCAGAAAAAATACTCGAGATAATACCCTCATCACCAAAAATATCGTTCCAGACCACCAAATAAATATGGACCATGGCAAAAACAGCAAAAATCCAGAAGAGGAAGTAATGCCAGAGCCTTGCTACCTGCTGATTTCCAAAAATCGCAGTCCCTATCGCATAAATAGTATTGTTTTCGGGATATAACAGGTAAAGCCCTGTAAGAATCATGATGAGCCCGAGAAAAGTCATCCCCATGTAAGCGGTCCCGGCCAGGGGGTTATGCCCACCGTGTCCCACGTGCTCATCGGTCAGGTAAAGATAATGTTTGATGGTGATAAAGAGCCCTCTTATGTTCCGAGGGGTTACAGGGATGAAATCCGTAAAGCGTTCAAAGCGGTTACCAAAAATAAAAAGATACATCCGCACCAATACCGCCGCGATAAAAATGTATCCTGCGGCAAAGTGAATAAATCTGACCTTTGCCATAATAAAACTGGTAGGAATTCCTTCCCATACTCCCAAGGCAAAAGGATCTCTAATATACCACCCGGTTACACAAAGAGTGGCAATAGATAAGGCAAAGGCCCAGTGATAAAGCCTCATTAAAACGCTCCAAACTTTTACGCGCTTATAACCACCCATTTTGGCCTCCTTCTAAAACTCATAGGGGGCAAAAGCCCCCTTCTTTTTTATAAAGCCTTTACTTTTATAAGCTCCTTGCGCTCGGGATTAAGCACGTGCACCGCACAGGCAATACACGGGTCAAAGGAATGAATAGTACGCAGAGCCTCAAGTGGTCTTTCAGGATCAGCAACTGGATTACCAACCAAAGAAGCCTCATAGGGACCCATTTGACCTTTATCGTCACGCGGACTCATGTTCCAGGTGGAAGGAACCACGCACTGATAATTCTCAATACGACCATCTCGAATTACACACCAGTGAGAAAGGGTCCCGCGCGGAGCTTCATGGAAGCCTACACCTTTGATAACGCCCTTAGGAAATTCTGGTTTGTTATAAATTTCAAGGTCGCCCTGTTTGATGTTTTGTACCAATAGACCAAGATGCTTAGGCCCAAGCTCAGCAAGCATAGAGGCCCTAATAGCCCGTGCTAAGTGACGGCCAGGAGTGGAATGAAGAGCATCAAGCGGTACAGGAGCACCTACTACCGCAGAAAGGGTCTTTACAGCTTTGTCAACCCACTTTTTGGTGAGCTCATGATCTAGGGCATACCCCACCAATACCTGGGCAAGAGGACCTACCTGCATCACCTCTCCCTTGAAGCGTGGTGCCTTTGACCAGGAATATTTGCCATCTGGCTGGAAGTCTGTGTAATAAGGTTCAGTTTCTTCTTCCCAGGGGTGTTTGGTCCAATTGCCTTTATACCAAGAGTGTGCAATGCATTCGGCTACATTTTCGCGGAAGTAAGGATCTTTAAAGCTCTTGATAGGTGTTACGGAAGAGAGATCGCCGTTAAATATTGTTCCACCGGGGAGATCAAACACTTCTCCTTTGGTGTCAAGAGGAAGATCAGGAACCGCTAAGTAGTTTTTAACTCCAGCACCATACTTGAGCCACTCTTTGTAAAAAGCACCAACTGCAATAACATCAACCAGATAAACTTCGTGAACGAATTTCTTCACTTCTTCAAAGAGCTTTTGGGCAAAAAGAATGCGTTCCATATTGAGGGTGGCTTCGTTATCAGGATTAACCGCAAGGGCCACACCTCCTACCACCACACTCTGAATATGAGGGGTCTTACCACCAAAGATAGCGACTATCTGGTTGGCCTTATATTGATATTCAAGGGCCTCAAGATAGTGAGAAACTGCCAGGAGGTTTACCTCTGGGGGAAGCTTCATCGCAGGGTGGCCCCAGTAACCGTTTTCAAAGGGACCAAGCTGTCCACTGGCCACAAAGGCCTTAAGCTTTTCCTGGACCTCACGCATGCGGTTGACGTTGTTTCCTGGCCAGGGAGATAAACTTTGGCCAATTTCTGCTGCCTTTTTGGGATCAGCTTGCAGCGCAGAAACCACGTCAACCCAGTCAAGCGCAGACAGGTGATAAAAATGAACAATGTGGTCGTGAAGAGCGTGAGCACAAATAATTATGTTTCTGATATATTGAGCATTTAAAGGAATTTCTAGGTTCAAAGCATCTTCAACGGATCTCACCGAAGCCAGGGCGTGAACCGTAGTACAAACTCCACAGATACGCTGGGCAAAAGCCCAGGCATCTTCTGGTTTTTTACCCTTAAGAATAATTTCGATACCGCGCCACATTTGGCCTGAGGACCAGGCATTGGTTATCTGGCCTCCATCAACTTCGATATCTATACGTAAATGCCCTTCGATACGGGTTACGGGATCTATAGTAACTTTGTGGGCCATGGTTTATTCCTCCTCTTTTTCTTTAGTTACTACTTTTTTAACTACACCGGCAGCGGCATGAACTGCCACACCGGCTGCCGCAGCACCAAGGGCAAATTTGCCGATACGCTCAGCCTGCGCAACAATTCCCATACCAGAAGGCACTTCCGTACCAGGGACATGTTCGTAGAAGGGGATCATGGTATCCCAAAAATCTGGTTCAGTACAACCTATGCAACCATGACCTGCAGAAACCGGCCACACCCCGGCATCACAAAAACGAATAACAGGACAATTTGAATAGGTGACAGGACCTTTACAGCCCACCTTGTAAAGGCAGTAGCCTTTCTTGTGCCCTTCATCACCAAACTCTTCCACAAAACGACCTTCGTCAAAATGTGGCCTTCTTTCGCAGTGATCGTGAATTTTACGACCATAGGCAAATTTGGGCCGCCTGAGATGATCAAGTTCTGGAAATTTACCAAAGGTAAGAATGTAAGCGATGGTGGCTAACAAGTTATAGCCATTTGGTGGACAACCAGGAATGTTGATAATGGGTTTTTCTTTGATGACGTCAGATACTCCTACGACCCCTGTGGGATTGGGAGCCGCCGCTGCCACCCCTCCAAAGGCAGCGCACGCCCCGTAAGCAATAATCATGGAGGCATGCTCACCTACTTCTTTTAAAATCTCCGGGGTGGTCTTTCCGGCAATTTTGCAGTA
Proteins encoded in this window:
- a CDS encoding nickel-dependent hydrogenase large subunit; the encoded protein is MAHKVTIDPVTRIEGHLRIDIEVDGGQITNAWSSGQMWRGIEIILKGKKPEDAWAFAQRICGVCTTVHALASVRSVEDALNLEIPLNAQYIRNIIICAHALHDHIVHFYHLSALDWVDVVSALQADPKKAAEIGQSLSPWPGNNVNRMREVQEKLKAFVASGQLGPFENGYWGHPAMKLPPEVNLLAVSHYLEALEYQYKANQIVAIFGGKTPHIQSVVVGGVALAVNPDNEATLNMERILFAQKLFEEVKKFVHEVYLVDVIAVGAFYKEWLKYGAGVKNYLAVPDLPLDTKGEVFDLPGGTIFNGDLSSVTPIKSFKDPYFRENVAECIAHSWYKGNWTKHPWEEETEPYYTDFQPDGKYSWSKAPRFKGEVMQVGPLAQVLVGYALDHELTKKWVDKAVKTLSAVVGAPVPLDALHSTPGRHLARAIRASMLAELGPKHLGLLVQNIKQGDLEIYNKPEFPKGVIKGVGFHEAPRGTLSHWCVIRDGRIENYQCVVPSTWNMSPRDDKGQMGPYEASLVGNPVADPERPLEALRTIHSFDPCIACAVHVLNPERKELIKVKAL
- a CDS encoding hydrogenase small subunit, coding for MNRFSLNGLMKLRRRDFLKAATIATAAMGLPASMVSKVEAALKSPERPPVIWLHFVECTGCSEALLRTSHPDIATLILDLISLEYHETLMAAAGHQAEENLKKAVEKYKGKYICVVEGGISLKDGGVYCKIAGKTTPEILKEVGEHASMIIAYGACAAFGGVAAAAPNPTGVVGVSDVIKEKPIINIPGCPPNGYNLLATIAYILTFGKFPELDHLRRPKFAYGRKIHDHCERRPHFDEGRFVEEFGDEGHKKGYCLYKVGCKGPVTYSNCPVIRFCDAGVWPVSAGHGCIGCTEPDFWDTMIPFYEHVPGTEVPSGMGIVAQAERIGKFALGAAAAGVAVHAAAGVVKKVVTKEKEEE